TAGAGGGTCATGGCGATGGCGAACTTCAACGGTTTGAGCCACACCGACTCGCCCAGCAGCAGGCGGTCGTCGAATGCCATGGCGCACAGGGAGAACACGGCCAGGGCGGTCATGGCGAGGGTGGTGGCGAGCAGTGGGCGGTGCAGGCGGCGGGCGGGGGTCGGCGAGGTGAGCGACGCGAGCGACGGACGATCGAGCGTGGTCATGACGCTGACGCTAGGTTCGCGCGACCGTGCGCCACGTCCCCCGGCGGTGGGGTGGGCGCCTAGTACCCGGGTATGAGCACAGCCCCGGCGGTATGAGCCGGCGCTGTGGTCTTGTGGGGCGCGAACGGGGTTGCCGCCCAATCCGATCCGCGTGGTGGGTCAGTCGGTGGGGGCGCCGACGTTCATGCCGCGTCCGGCCAGCCACGGCAGGGGGTCGATGGGGGCGCCTTCGCCGGCGTGGACCTCGTAGTGCAGGTGCGGGCCGGTGGAGTAGCCGCGGTTGCCGACGGTGGCCAGGACGTCACCGGCGCGCAGCTGCTGGCCGACCTGGACCAGGATGTCCTGCATGTGGCCGTAGACGCCGATGGTGCCGTCGTCCTGCAGCACACGCACCCACAGGCCGAAGCCCGAGGCCGGGCCCGCTTCGATGACGGTGCCGTCGGTGACGGCGTGGATCGGGGTGCCGAAGCCGTCGGCGAAGTCGATGCCGGCGTGCAGCACGCCCCAGCGGGTGCCGAATCCGGAGCTCAGCGGTCCCGCGACCGGGCGCACGGTCTTGGGGCGGGCCTGTTCGGCGTGCAGGCCGTCGAGGAAGTCCAGCACCGGCTGCGGCACGACCTGCGGCATCTGCGCTTCGCGGGGGGTGACGGCGACGGGCGCGGCGACCGCGGCGTTCGCGACGGGGTTGCCCGGTCGGTCGCCGGTGGCGTCGGGATCGGCGGCGGCCAGGGCGGCCAGCGAGGCGCCGACGACGACGCTGACGGCCGCGGCGCGGGTGGCGGCGGTGCGGTAGCGGCCGACTCCACGCAGCCGAGATAACGGTACGGTTACGGGCATGCCTCGAACGTACGAGGTGGCCGCAGCGGGCCGGAAATCCAGTAGCGACCGTCACAATGGTGCAAAAGCCCAGTTGACATGTCACGGTGCGGTAACGACACGCGGGTAATTCTGGGATGACGTCGGCGGACCGGGGTTGCCGCCGACTTGACGCCACCCGGGTGATACCGCCAACCTATTTCAGTGCCGACTAACGGAGTGCGGGTGTTGCGTGCGCTCGCCGACGACACCCGCCGCGCCGTCTTCGAATCGCTACCGCAGGGCCCCAAATCCGTCGGTGACCTCGCCGCCGGCCTCGGTGTCACCAGTTCCGCTATCTCCCAGCATCTGAAGATCTTGCGCGA
This sequence is a window from Nocardia yunnanensis. Protein-coding genes within it:
- a CDS encoding M23 family metallopeptidase; translation: MPVTVPLSRLRGVGRYRTAATRAAAVSVVVGASLAALAAADPDATGDRPGNPVANAAVAAPVAVTPREAQMPQVVPQPVLDFLDGLHAEQARPKTVRPVAGPLSSGFGTRWGVLHAGIDFADGFGTPIHAVTDGTVIEAGPASGFGLWVRVLQDDGTIGVYGHMQDILVQVGQQLRAGDVLATVGNRGYSTGPHLHYEVHAGEGAPIDPLPWLAGRGMNVGAPTD